A stretch of DNA from Desulfurella amilsii:
AGTTACAAAACCCACTATGAAGTTTTTTTTGAGGTTATACTTTTTTATAAAGACGTTTTTGGCATCTGGCTTATTTATAGTGTTGAATTTTTTTGGATCATAGCCAGGATATAGCACGATGGAGTCTTCGTCTAAGACACAATATTTTTGTTGTATAAAATTTTTCATTAAAAGCGAGTTACACACCAATAGCTTAAAATTTTTCTCTTTGAGAATTTTATCATGTATTAAAAAAGCATAATTACTGCTTAAATCTTGCATTTTTGGCACAAATTTATTTTCTAATTCAATTAGATTGTGCATAAAAAGGACCTGTTGATATACAGTATCACCGTTTCCAATGGACAAATCGATATTAGATCTATTACAGAAATCTTTAAACTTATGTGCAAATTGTTCGCGTCTCGTTTTCTTTATTGGATTGAGAGAAAAAAAACGCTTTATTGTAATATTTTTGCTAACCAATGCTTTATTTATACGAGACACATATAAATAAACCCGAGCCCCTTTTGATGAAAAATTTTGGGCTTGCTCTAGCAGTATTCGCGAAGCGCCATTTTTACCCAAAACATTTCTGTTTGATATTGCTACACTGAATGTATTGTTCACAAACAACCTCAAAATTATTTATAACTCATTTAAATAGTTTATCGAGTTTTTTCCTCATAATGCTGTTTTTTGGTACCAAACTATCTCTTATGTTTCTAAAAACTCCTCGTGCGCTAGAATAATAGCGTACGCTTATAAAATTTGGTATTGGCTTTGCATACTCGCAGGTTTGGCATAAAATATCGCCTTCTTTTTGCCCCAGCATGATTTTTAAAATATTTAAAAGTTTATCGCCATTTAATATATCTATATAGCGCTGCTCAAAGATATTGCCAATTGTATGTTTTAGGCCAAAATCCATACAACACAAAGCTAGATCACCATTTGGCAGCGCTACTGGTCCCATGTTATGCTTGCATAAGAGTTTTTTATGAGTACTTGCAAGATGATTAGAGCCCATATAGCCTGCCCTTGTTGTGTATTTTTCGTATTTTACCGTGATATTAAGCTTGTCTGCTAATTTTTTTATATTATTTTTGTTTTCTATTGTAAGATTAGTGTCCAGACAGCCAAAAATTAAATTGCACTTAGGCTTTAGAAATAATAGCTGCTCTATATTACCCCAAGCTTCGCTGTCGCTTAGACCTTTTCTGTTATTTGCGTTTGGGGGCTGGATGCTTATATGGCATTTTATGGGCAAATCTTTAATTTTTTCGAATCCTTCTTTTGAAAAATTTTTTAGCGTTGTGATTAATTCTACGTGAAAGTTTTTTTTGTACGCTTCAATGATAAACTCATATATTTGGCTATTTTCTAAAGGCTCGCTAAAACCACTAAACTTTATTTCTTTAATCGAAGAGCCTTCAATGTTATTTAGGGCTTTTTTAAAGTTTTCTAATGTAAAGCGCTTAATATCTGATTTGTAATTTTTTACAAATATACTCTGTGGACAAAAACTACAGCCTACGCCACAGCCTACCTGCATTGTAAATTCTATACTTTTAAAGTAAGACTCAGGCAATTGTAAACTTTCTATCGACAACTTTCACTCTCCCACAACTAATCAAATCTTACACTAAGTATTTAAAAATGTAAATCTTCATTTAAGCTTTTAAAAGACTTTTGTACATATACAAATATTTTTGGGACATTGTTTTGTAGCTAAAGTCTTTTGCAAACTCATAGGCTTGGCTAACTAGTTTTCTTGAAAGTTCTTTATCTGAAAGCATTTTTTCTATTGCAAGAGCAAGACTTTTTGCATCTTTTGTTGGTACAATTAAACCTCTTTGGTTGTTGCCAATAAGCTCCACAATACCACCTGCATCTGTAGTGACAG
This window harbors:
- a CDS encoding glycosyltransferase family 4 protein; this encodes MNNTFSVAISNRNVLGKNGASRILLEQAQNFSSKGARVYLYVSRINKALVSKNITIKRFFSLNPIKKTRREQFAHKFKDFCNRSNIDLSIGNGDTVYQQVLFMHNLIELENKFVPKMQDLSSNYAFLIHDKILKEKNFKLLVCNSLLMKNFIQQKYCVLDEDSIVLYPGYDPKKFNTINKPDAKNVFIKKYNLKKNFIVGFVTSGNLKKRGIDIFFETLTHMQKRLLDDISFIVVGKEKNFKSYFANYPQLYSYINFIEPIDDVENIFKSLDVLIHPALIEEFGMVVLESMACGVPVITSKRVGASEIFENNLSDLIINEPNPLEFSKKLTEIITNTQKRINCSLAASNIATKYTWNSYFAKLFEIYAFKQLIPKSFIQT
- a CDS encoding radical SAM/SPASM domain-containing protein encodes the protein MSIESLQLPESYFKSIEFTMQVGCGVGCSFCPQSIFVKNYKSDIKRFTLENFKKALNNIEGSSIKEIKFSGFSEPLENSQIYEFIIEAYKKNFHVELITTLKNFSKEGFEKIKDLPIKCHISIQPPNANNRKGLSDSEAWGNIEQLLFLKPKCNLIFGCLDTNLTIENKNNIKKLADKLNITVKYEKYTTRAGYMGSNHLASTHKKLLCKHNMGPVALPNGDLALCCMDFGLKHTIGNIFEQRYIDILNGDKLLNILKIMLGQKEGDILCQTCEYAKPIPNFISVRYYSSARGVFRNIRDSLVPKNSIMRKKLDKLFK